A genomic region of Salvelinus alpinus chromosome 12, SLU_Salpinus.1, whole genome shotgun sequence contains the following coding sequences:
- the LOC139536126 gene encoding msx2-interacting protein-like isoform X3, producing the protein MMVRETRHLWVGNLPEHVREEKIVEHFKRYGRVESVKVLRKRGSEGGVAAFVDFVDIKSAQKAHNAVNKMGDRDLRTDYNEPGSVPSAVRGLDDNPPSSSHGRDVSGFSRGAVGPVFGPPVSLHTREGRYERIRDCSSETRERAYDHSPYGHHERTGTFDRQRHYNADYYRDRTMFAAGVSPGPGSSSAMGGSFETPEPHFESRIRGDPFTLSSAARRDPYRDDRGHRVDRTYHHRRSRSSHSSQSRHPSPQRTTGQTPKAPHSPKRAPLSPERGPCSRSRSRSSSSDSVSSTSSTGSGSDSNSSSSEGSRARSVQSSATHAPPSQPCSMVMEGDEPRRSFGIRVQNLPVRSTDTSLKDGLFHEFKKHGKVTSVQIHGASEDRYGLVFFRQQEDQEKALNVSKGKLFFGMMIEVSVWNGPVFPSETESENEFRPLDGRIDEFHPKATRTLFIGNLEKTTSYQQLLDIFQRFGEIVDIDIKKVNGIPQYAFVQYSDIASVCKAIKKMDGEYLGSNRLKLGFGKSMPTTCVWLDGLASNITEQYLTRHFCRYGHVVKVVFDRLKGMALILYNNTDFAQAAVRETKGWKIGGNKIKVDFASQESQMAFYRSMQASGQDIRDFYEIPTERREERPRPPYHEFSAERAYFENVRTPGTIYPEDPHRDYPARSRDRYSELEHYQGEHFDPRYHEDPREFRDYRDPFEQDIRKYTYIQRERERERERFEADRVRWSPSHPRRPITPSASPSPSERAPRDSERRVYSQSSERSGSCSSLSPPRFDKADKAPPLEHGTSSKSERLEKDAHLVEPERERGAGAEKSKRGRRKEKGDKEKGEKSKSRKGKVQSPGIPPSETKLDPSLDGGSGRGKVSDQDSLERQMYKGDNDPPPSDLTASTSRHEPVKSERLESGKGEITDKDVKTRSKKHQKSDTGNDGKDPSLDSDRLAARKRRFGDASGRTIRQKRRRLEDGSQPPDFGANTAFSKETDGDNKAQQKDSQRRDSRSKTERLVFPGSQDPVMRGQEDLPEGSMDPIDSKRHSMSRRFSHDGNMDQDNARDQDPPSPFKYGAQDNDKGVKEEPLDIDLSQSYRKQMEQRRLHQQLQEPDKQEKPGSPQGLEREDLEHRSLVHEVGKPPQDVTDNFPSHKLKKLEQFDADISAKRGDRVYRSFRQKSEDPEWNNTASPGLQHLSHHAEDPEWNNTASPGLQHFSHHAEEDFVVSSHLREVKTEDKSHPDLELAVKRTHTMQMSKSNTPLQISEEEREKRWDSRVKQDFLPDLNFSRGIAKNPHHRKRLEYGIVHDLEPGEVRSDSEEDRENKPHSPMPSTSVPLSDRQRVDRFSDPKLATLERMKFYSFALDQTITPDTKALLERAKSLSSSREDNWSFLDYDSHFAGLRSRKDTEKVESAPRPTPSWYMKKKKIRSSGSEDKLDDRKEEPKPKPEEHERRELFASRFLHSSIFEQDSRRLQHLERKHEDPEQSQGQQIGQQGPADGQPDTEPVVLFHSRFLEFTRLQQQKDQPLPDVKKADSIDDNRVEKSPDAEQQPLQLPKTSEPVMDPEIKPISPAEDMISQPPLMPKELSPPLPPKQMSPPLPPKQMSPPLPPKQMSPPLPPKQMSPPVETCVLFTPSLESAALEPLTKEENIKNEQLPPLPQMSPRSMSPPASVNLVAPEPIRLVRKVKRFPSEEKSKDIAQDIKTLTPEQSSNSDCHIHKTLLSRSELELGPPELLPELKSSTPPNLVDEISKEDTNTEDTDTHTEVEKKLDLNQIQVLVDNETRDESISPPQKSKNKKSKSPTQVPLAPLVSANSSEKPLTRKSERTKRASSPRAESLKGSLDSKSTGKSPIHGAEPEHGTEQSIYVGRARRRNVKSVYATPVEEDATKGAGKDVTESPRSARKRGGDKDKEAAPQQPLEQDSLAPITSRRGRPPKNRQKGEDMLTAKGDRSKMETKDTDSNESESSERISKVSKGRHSPHGHKVLVSQLPMSTVTGSSRKGEKTEPPEDVAQPIDFTEEDILAMPDSTVSCKEDSVVPVVTKKEENVKQQLGTEKSSDKDGQKIGPIEEKASGSKLGEKETEPPVMEEQPVLEKSGRGKAPRLTRTPKSPVLKNLKIRLNVTEVKDLLQMGDEEPGNQDDSSKKTKPGEPTNDPLLLESSPGKDVSSSNEDKDGVTSENKPPIDPKTLLQQEQELEQAVENIAKLTDPTLPAEPPTPPAQPPAELKIETEEDKPANPASEYELAAAIDSIMGEDIAVPLPQEPVNSAVVDSDLEIPTFIQPTKGAEPVTNISPIQGESFFPTTPRKGAKGRAKTPKRSKSQKSNKKDAVKESSSEPENTSVITSDSTPSNEQPVPESIPSSTVAGVITATSWKPETVHLAPKTTDMPKESKLPPAPAEQPPPKHLKPVCTTTKSPTLTKPHTQPPPPECISPSLSPPPTRPNIRTTQPSRIPVSPPDWLNQSKDAVVPSSPRASSAPVENPGLSLDTEHMETDHNISDLRRILMKHKNVSLPVPCSSSVPSNLGTSSLRDPPHPSDSNTPMVAVPSKAPLNDNRLPSHPAQPVVRPPASLPSPESKSVISVIASTATSVISRVCNPPDMEKVNMSVDRNPCVDLPLPKQAYRPPSMEDRDGGLYHGPSVGEEGGSAGRYLVESSGLGTGSIPGLRVNTSEGVVVLSHSGQIKEGPQRISAKISQIPPATAVDMESQQLVSMPQIKQEMYTHSQSNTPKCPQIQTDHGHPKTQQPVSAIKQENTGIEKLESPYPSGPQGVVKRLQQTVSSPQVMGYHHPEFTMLLKHPKKVDGADAMTADGGKPSWNSAISPAISPHLPSPAGNHVGFVSGSATDRTPSHLSGVKQEPRSPRKSGHPHSPFTKVSSPIGGSSPKGLPGMLPSGLPAMQQYVTSVHHPEQSVIMQPHSAHGGIGRMSPHRVSQAIPMGHLVQGEVRVNTPPLSVMSFGMHGDPLASPWSGPLQQRPTSPQAVGRDMVLKVNPGNVRGHEGEQEDARRFHQATGRPSATQLKPETMQVDPRGALRSGLQLDPYMSPRDMRVLMHHPQGERSASEPHQGHIQETVPPSSTSTNITSSLSPRAHLLTKGVSEKDGTKPQEVKSPHSPLKDGMMGIRPSMAAMASPQRVQLLPSGTGASFSEYPGMYSNTRAVHSQIPETSFGINQAPINITSALGTDPSQSQADGKVKQVGHQPVNMVQLLTKYPIVWQGLLALKNDQAAVQLHFVCGNKALALRSLPLPEGGALLRIVQRMRLEASQLDGVARRMTGESEFCLLLALPCGRDQDDVLNQTQALRTAFINYLQAKLAAGIINVPNPGSNQPAYVLQIFPPCEFSESHLSRLAPDLLNRISNISPHLMIVITSV; encoded by the exons ATGATGGTTCGGGAAACCAGGCACCTTTGGGTGGGAAATTTACCCGAACATGTTCGAGAGGAGAAAATTGTCGAACATTTTAAACG CTATGGACGTGTCGAGAGCGTCAAGGTCCTGCGGAAGCGAGGGTCGGAGGGCGGTGTGGCAGCCTTTGTGGATTTTGTGGATATCAAAAGTGCACAGAAGGCTCACAATGCTGTCAACAAGATGGGGGACAGAGACCTGCGCACTGACTACAACGAACCTGGGTCTGTCCCTAGTGCTGTTCGGGGCCTTGATGACAACCCCCCTTCGAGCAGTCACGGGCGGGATGTTTCAGGATTCTCTAGGGGGGCAGTGGGTCCAGTGTTTGGCCCCCCAGTGTCCCTCCACACCAGAGAGGGGCGGTATGAACGGATAAGAGACTG CAGCTCAGAGACCCGGGAGCGTGCATATGATCACAGCCCCTATGGACACCATGAGCGCACTGGCACTTTTGATAGACAGCGCCACTACAACGCAGACTATTACCGTGATCGCACCATGTTTGCAGCTGGAGTTAGCCCTGGCCCTGGAAGTAGCAGTGCAATGGGTGGGAGCTTTGAAACCCCAGAGCCTCATTTTGAGTCCAGGATCCGAGGAGATCCCTTCACCTTGTCTAGTGCTGCACGCCGCGACCCCTATCGAGATGACAGGGGGCATCGTGTTGACAGAACTTACCATCACCGCCGCAGTCGATCATCTCATTCCTCACAGTCTCGACATCCCTCCCCGCAAAGGACCACGGGGCAAACACCCAAAGCCCCCCATTCCCCCAAAAGAGCCCCCCTCTCCCCAGAAAGAGGTCCATGCTCTAGGTCCCGCAGTAGGTCCTCTAGCTCTGATTCTGTCAGCAGCACCAGCAGCACTGGCAGTGGCAG CGATTCAAACAGCAGTTCAAGTGAAGGGTCTCGTGCACGCTCTGTTCAGTCCTCTGCTACACATGCACCTCCCTCTCAGCCCTGCTCCATGGTGATGGAAGGTGATGAGCCACGCAGAAGCTTTGGCATCAGGGTGCAGAACCTACCAGTGCGTTCCACAG ACACAAGTTTGAAAGATGGACTGTTCCATGAGTTCAAGAAACATGGGAAAGTGACATCTGTGCAGATCCACGGGGCCTCAGAGGACCGATATGGTCTGGTGTTCTTCAGACAGCAGGAAGACCAAGAGAAAGCCCTCAACGTCTCCAAAGGAAAGCTTTTTTTCGGCATGATGATCGAGGTTTCTGTCTGGAACGGCCCTG TCTTTCCCTCAGAAACTGAGAGCGAGAATGAATTCAGGCCATTAGATGGACGGATTGATGAATTCCACCCCAAGGCCACAAGGACCCTGTTTATAGGCAACTTGGAGAAGACCACCAGTTACCAACAGCTCCTTGATATCTTCCAGCGCTTTGGAGAGATTGTG GATATTGACATTAAAAAAGTCAATGGTATTCCTCAATACGCCTTTGTGCAGTATTCTGATATTGCCAGTGTCTGCAAAGCTATAAAGAAGATGGATGGAGAGTATTTAGGGAGCAACCGGCTCAAG CTGGGTTTTGGAAAGAGTATGCCCACAACATGTGTTTGGCTGGACGGTTTGGCTTCCAACATCACAGAGCAATATCTCACACGCCACTTCTGCCGCTATGGACATGTAGTCAAG GTGGTGTTTGACAGGTTGAAGGGGATGGCTCTCATCTTGTATAACAACACAGATTTTGCACAGGCAGCTGTCAGGGAGACCAAAGGCTGGAAGATTGGAGGCAACAAAATAAAA GTGGATTTTGCCAGCCAAGAGAGTCAGATGGCTTTTTATCGCTCTATGCAGGCCTCTGGGCAAGACATTAGAGATTTCTATGAAATTCCAACTGAAAGAAG GGAGGAACGACCAAGACCTCCATACCATGAGTTCTCAGCAGAAAGAGCTTACTTTGAGAATGTACGCACCCCTGGCACAATTTACCCCGAAGACCCTCACAGAGACTACCCCGCCCGCAGCCGTGATCGGTATTCGGAGTTGGAGCATTACCAGGGAGAACACTTTGACCCACGCTATCATGAGGACCCTCGGGAGTTCAGGGATTATCGAGATCCTTTTGAGCAGGACATTCGGAAATACACATACATCCAGAGGGAGCGAGAAAGGGAGCGGGAGCGCTTTGAGGCAGACCGAGTCAGGTGGAGCCCGTCTCATCCACGGCGCCCGATCACCCCTTCTGCCTCCCCTTCACCATCTGAGCGTGCTCCCAGAGACTCAGAGCGACGGGTCTACAGCCAGTCCTCTGAGCGAAGTGGTAGTTGCAGCTCACTCTCACCACCACGCTTTGACAAGGCTGACAAGGCTCCTCCATTGGAACATGGAACCAGCTCTAAGAGTGAGAGGTTGGAAAAAGACGCCCACTTGGTTGAACCTGAGCGTGAGCGTGGAGCTGGGGCTGAGAAAAGCAAGCGGGGAAGACGAAAGGAGAAAGGTGACAAAGAAAAAGGGGAGAAGAGTAAATCAAGGAAAGGAAAGGTGCAATCTCCCGGCATCCCACCATCTGAGACAAAGCTAGATCCCAGCCTGGATGGAGGCTCTGGAAGGGGAAAGGTGTCGGACCAAGACAGCCTTGAGAGACAGATGTATAAAGGTGACAATGACCCTCCTCCTTCAGATCTGACAGCGTCAACCTCTCGCCATGAGCCTGTAAAAAGTGAGAGGCTTGAGTCAGGGAAAGGTGAGATCACAGACAAGGATGTTAAAACACGATCCAAGAAACACCAAAAGTCTGATACTGGAAATGATGGGAAAGATCCATCACTGGATTCTGATCGGCTGGCTGCGAGAAAGAGGCGCTTTGGAGATGCCAGTGGGAGGACCATTCGGCAGAAGAGGAGAAGGCTGGAGGATGGGAGTCAACCCCCAGACTTTGGAGCAAACACTGCCTTTTCAAAAGAGACGGATGGCGACAATAAGGCTCAACAAAAAGACTCCCAGCGGAGGGATTCAAGATCCAAAACGGAGAGGCTGGTGTTTCCTGGCAGTCAGGATCCTGTAATGAGAGGACAGGAAGACCTGCCCGAGGGGAGCATGGACCCTATAGACTCAAAACGCCACAGCAtgtctagaaggttctcccacgATGGGAACATGGATCAGGATAATGCAAGAGATCAAGATCCACCAAGCCCTTTCAAATATGGTGCACAGGACAATGACAAGGGTGTCAAGGAAGAGCCTCTGGATATTGACCTCTCCCAGAGTTACCGCAAACAGATGGAGCAAAGGAGACTTCACCAACAGCTCCAAGAGCCAGACAAACAAGAAAAACCAGGAAGTCCACAAGGCTTAGAAAGGGAGGATCTTGAACACCGCAGTCTGGTACATGAAGTGGGCAAGCCACCTCAAGACGTCACAGATAATTTCCCATCTCATAAACTCAAGAAACTAGAGCAATTTGATGCAGATATTAGTGCCAAGAGGGGGGACCGTGTCTACAGGAGCTTCCGGCAAAAGAGTGAAGATCCTGAGTGGAATAACACTGCATCTCCAGGCTTGCAACACTTATCTCATCATGCTGAAGATCCTGAGTGGAACAACACTGCATCTCCAGGCTTGCAACACTTTTCTCATCATGCTGAAGAGGACTTTGTGGTATCTTCACACCTCAGGGAGGTTAAAACCGAGGATAAAAGCCACCCAGACCTGGAGCTGGCAGTCAAAAGGACACATACAATGCAAATGTCCAAGTCAAATACTCCTTTACAAATTAGTGAGGAAGAGCGGGAAAAACGTTGGGACAGCAGAGTCAAGCAAGATTTTTTACCCGACTTAAACTTCTCAAGAGGCATTGCAAAAAATCCACACCATCGCAAGCGTTTGGAGTACGGAATTGTGCATGATTTGGAGCCTGGGGAAGTACGATCCGATTCTGAGGAGGATAGAGAAAACAAACCCCACTCCCCTATGCCCTCCACTTCGGTACCTTTGTCTGACAGGCAGAGAGTAGACAGATTTTCAGACCCTAAGCTTGCCACCTTGGAGAGGATGAAGTTCTACTCCTTTGCACTTGACCAAACCATCACACCAGATACCAAGGCCCTGCTAGAGCGAGCAaagtctctgtcctcctctagggaGGACAACTGGTCTTTCTTGGACTATGATTCACACTTTGCTGGTTTACGCAGTAGGAAAGATACTGAAAAGGTTGAGTCAGCACCTCGACCTACACCCTCTTGGTacatgaagaagaagaaaattcGCAGTAGTGGGTCTGAAGACAAACTAGATGACCGGAAGGAAGAGCCCAAGCCCAAGCCAGAGGAACATGAACGCAGGGAACTGTTTGCCTCACGTTTCCTTCACAGCTCGATATTTGAGCAGGACTCAAGACGTCTTCAGCACCTTGAGCGAAAGCATGAGGACCCTGAGCAGAGTCAGGGTCAGCAAATTGGTCAGCAAGGCCCGGCAGATGGGCAGCCTGACACAGAACCAGTTGTCCTCTTCCATAGCCGCTTTTTGGAGTTCACACGGCTTCAACAGCAGAAAGACCAACCGCTACCGGATGTGAAAAAGGCAGATTCCATAGATGACAATAGGGTGGAGAAGTCACCTGATGCAGAACAGCAACCTCTGCAGTTACCTAAAACCTCAGAACCTGTCATGGATCCAGAGATTAAACCTATTAGCCCAGCTGAGGACATGATTTCCCAGCCCCCACTTATGCCCAAGGAGTTGTCTCCACCCCTTCCACCCAAGCAGATGTCTCCACCCCTTCCACCCAAGCAGATGTCTCCACCCCTTCCACCCAAGCAGATGTCTCCACCCCTTCCACCCAAGCAGATGTCTCCACCAGTGGAAACATGTGTCTTGTTTACTCcatccctagagtcagctgcTCTAGAACCTTTGACTAAAGAAGAAAACATAAAAAATGAACAGCTCCCTCCCCTCCCGCAAATGTCTCCCCGTTCGATGTCTCCCCCTGCTTCTGTTAATTTAGTAGCCCCCGAGCCCATTCGTTTGGTGAGAAAAGTTAAAAGATTCCCTAGTGAAGAGAAATCTAAAGATATAGCTCAGGATATTAAAACATTGACCCCTGAGCAGTCTTCCAACAGTGATTGCCATATTCATAAAACGTTATTGAGTCGTTCTGAGCTTGAGTTGGGACCTCCTGAATTACTACCTGAATTGAAAAGTTCCACACCACCTAACCTTGTTGATGAGATTTCAAAAGAGGATACCAACACTGAAGATACAGACACTCATACAGAGGTGGAAAAGAAACTTGATCTCAATCAGATACAGGTGCTTGTTGATAATGAAACCAGGGATGAGTCAATTTCACCACCTCAGAAGTCCAAGAACAAAAAGAGTAAATCTCCTACTCAAGTCCCACTGGCTCCTTTGGTTTCagcaaatagttcagagaaaccACTTACACGCAAGAGTGAACGCACAAAACGTGCATCATCCCCTAGAGCGGAGTCTTTGAAGGGAAGCTTGGATTCCAAATCCACAGGCAAGTCTCCTATACATGGTGCAGAGCCCGAGCATGGCACAGAGCAAAGTATATATGTTGGAAGAGCAAGGCGTAGAAATGTGAAATCTGTATATGCCACCCCAGTTGAGGAAGATGCCACTAAGGGGGCTGGAAAGGATGTAACTGAGTCACCACGTTCTGCACGAAAGCGAGGTGGAGACAAAGACAAAGAAGCAGCCCCTCAGCAACCATTAGAACAGGATTCACTTGCGCCGATCACCTCAAGGCGGGGACGTCCTCCTAAGAATCGTCAAAAAGGAGAGGACATGTTAACGGCTAAAGGGGATAGATCAAAAATGGAGACCAAGGATACGGACTCCAATGAATCAGAGAGTAGTGAAAGAATCTCAAAAGTGTCAAAAGGCAGACATTCTCCTCATGGTCATAAAGTGTTGGTAAGTCAGTTACCCATGTCCACAGTGACTGGATCCAGTAGGAAGGGGGAAAAAACTGAGCCCCCTGAAGATGTTGCTCAACCGATAGATTTTACAGAGGAGGACATTTTGGCCATGCCAGATTCCACTGTCTCATGTAAAGAAGATTCTGTGGTGCCAGTTGTGACAAAAAAAGAGGAGAATGTCAAGCAACAACTAGGAACAGAGAAATCAAGCGATAAAGACGGGCAGAAAATTGGCCCTATTGAGGAGAAAGCCAGTGGAAGTAAATTAGGTGAGAAAGAGACTGAACCTCCAGTCATGGAAGAACAGCCTGTTTTGGAGAAGAGTGGGAGAGGAAAAGCCCCACGCTTGACACGGACTCCAAAATCTCCTGTTCTCAAGAACCTCAAGATCAGACTAAATGTCACTGAGGTGAAAGATTTACTTCAAATGGGGGATGAGGAACCTGGAAATCAGGATGATTCTTCTAAAAAGACTAAACCAGGTGAACCTACTAATGACCCATTATTATTAGAGTCTAGTCCAGGAAAAGATGTGAGTTCTAGCAACGAGGATAAAGATGGGGTGACATCAGAGAATAAACCTCCAATAGATCCTAAAACTTTGCTACAACAGGAACAGGAGCTGGAGCAAGCTGTGGAGAACATTGCTAAACTGACAGACCCAACCCTCCCAGCTGAGCCACCCACGCCACCTGCCCAACCACCTGCAGAATTAAAAATTGAGACTGAGGAAGACAAACCAGCCAATCCTGCTAGTGAGTATGAACTTGCTGCTGCAATTGATTCCATTATGGGTGAGGATATAGCCGTCCCTCTGCCTCAAGAGCCGGTAAATAGTGCTGTTGTGGATTCAGATCTAGAGATTCCAACCTTCATCCAGCCGACCAAGGGAGCTGAACCTGTGACTAACATATCTCCTATTCAGGGGGAGTCCTTTTTCCCAACCACACCCAGGAAAGGTGCTAAGGGCAGAGCTAAAACACCGAAGCGGTCTAAGAGCCAAAAATCTAACAAAAAGGATGCTGTAAAAGAAAGTTCATCAGAACCGGAGAACACCTCTGTTATCACATCAGACAGCACACCCTCCAATGAACAGCCTGTTCCAGAAAGTATTCCCTCATCTACAGTTGCTGGTGTCATTACAGCCACCTCTTGGAAGCCTGAAACGGTGCATTTGGCTCCCAAGACTACAGACATGCCTAAAGAATCAAAGTTGCCTCCAGCCCCTGCAGAGCAACCTCCACCTAAACATCTGAAACCTGTCTGCACCACAACCAAAAGTCCCACTCTCACCAAGCCTCatacacaaccaccaccaccagagtGCATCTCACCCTCACTTTCTCCACCCCCAACCCGGCCAAACATCAGAACCACACAGCCAAGCAGGATCCCAGTTTCCCCACCAGATTGGCTCAACCAGTCCAAGGACGCAGTTGTCCCTTCCTCTCCTAGAGCATCATCAGCTCCTGTAGAGAACCCAGGACTGTCCCTTGACACTGAACACATGGAGACTGATCACAACATCAGTGACTTGCGTAGGATTCTCATGAAGCACAAAAATGTTTCACTCCCAGTCCCATGCAGTAGTTCTGTTCCTTCCAATCTGGGCACCTCGTCCCTTAGGGATCCTCCACACCCTTCTGATAGTAATACTCCAATGGTTGCTGTACCTAGTAAGGCCCCTCTAAATGACAACAGGCTGCCATCTCATCCAGCTCAGCCTGTAGTCCGGCCCCCAGCCTCACTACCATCCCCTGAGTCGAAGTCTGTGATTTCTGTTATCGCCTCCACTGCCACGTCTGTTATCAGTCGTGTTTGCAATCCACCCGACATGGAGAAAGTTAATATGTCGGTTGACAGAAATCCCTGTGTGGACCTGCCACTTCCCAAGCAGGCATACAGGCCGCCCAGCATGGAGGACAGGGACGGTGGTTTGTACCATGGACCATCAGTTGGTGAGGAGGGTGGAAGTGCTGGGAGGTACTTGGTTGAGAGCTCCGGTCTGGGTACAGGCTCGATCCCAGGTCTAAGGGTGAATACCTCAGAGGGAGTGGTGGTGCTGAGTCACTCAGGGCAGATCAAGGAAGGACCACAGAGGATAAGTGCCAAAATCAGCCAGATCCCACCAGCTACTGCAGTTGACATGGAATCTCAGCAGCTTGTGTCCATGCCCCAAATAAAACAGGAGATGTATACCCACTCCCAGTCAAACACTCCGAAGTGTCCTCAAATACAGACAGACCATGGGCATCCTAAGACACAACAACCTGTGTCTGCCATTAAACAAGAAAACACTGGTATTGAAAAGTTAGAATCTCCCTACCCATCAGGGCCTCAAGGAGTTGTGAAGAGGCTACAGCAGACGGTTAGTAGTCCACAAGTGATGGGTTACCATCATCCAGAGTTCACAATGTTATTGAAGCATCCAAAGAAAGTGGATGGGGCTGATGCTATGACTGCTGACGGGGGTAAACCATCTTGGAACTCTGCCATAAGTCCTGCAATAAGCCCACACTTGCCCTCTCCGGCTGGCAACCACGTAGGCTTTGTTTCTGGCTCGGCCACTGACAGAACTCCGTCACATCTCAGTGGGGTCAAACAGGAGCCTCGTTCTCCTCGCAAGTCAGGCCACCCACACTCTCCATTCACTAAAGTGTCCTCTCCCATTGGTGGCTCCTCTCCGAAAGGCCTCCCTGGTATGCTGCCCTCTGGCCTGCCCGCCATGCAGCAGTATGTCACCAGTGTCCACCACCCTGAGCAGTCTGTCATCATGCAACCTCACAGTGCTCACGGTGGCATTGGCAGGATGTCACCCCATCGTGTCTCCCAAGCAATCCCCATGGGGCACCTTGTCCAAGGAGAGGTCAGGGTGAACACACCACCTCTCTCTGTGATGAGTTTTGGGATGCATGGAGACCCTCTTGCCTCTCCCTGGTCTGGTCCTCTCCAGCAACGTCCCACCTCGCCCCAGGCGGTAGGCAGAGACATGGTCCTCAAGGTTAACCCTGGGAATGTAAGGGGCCACGAGGGAGAGCAAGAGGATGCCAGACGCTTCCATCAGGCCACAGGGAGACCATCTGCCACCCAGCTGAAACCAGAAACTATGCAGGTGGATCCCCGCGGAGCTCTACGCAGCGGACTACAGCTGGACCCGTACATGTCACCCAGGGACATGCGTGTGCTCATGCACCACCCGCAGGGAGAGCGCTCTGCCTCAGAACCACACCAGGGACACATCCAAGAGACtgtcccaccctcttcaacatctACCAATATCACCTCGTCCCTGTCCCCCAGGGCACATCTGCTGACTAAAGGTGTTTCTGAGAAGGATGGCACAAAGCCACAGGAGGTCAAGAGCCCACACTCTCCTCTGAAGGATGGGATGATGGGGATTCGGCCATCTATGGCCGCCATGGCGTCCCCACAAAGGGTGCAGTTGCTGCCATCAGGGACGGGAGCTTCCTTCTCAGAGTATCCAGGGATGTACAGCAACACCCGGGCCGTCCATTCCCAGATCCCAGAGACTTCTTTTGGGATCAACCAGGCACCTATCAACATCACTTCTGCCTTA GGTACAGACCCCAGCCAGTCACAAGCTGATGGCAAGGTGAAACAAGTTGGACACCAACCTGTCAACATGGTGCAGCTGCTCACG AAGTACCCGATAGTGTGGCAAGGGCTGCTAGCACTGAAGAATGACCAAGCTGCTGTCCAGTTGCATTTTGTCTGTGGCAACAAAGCATTGGCTCTACGATCGCTGCCCTTACCAGAGGGAGGAGCGCTGCTTCGGATCGTGCAGAGAATGAGACTTGAGGCATCACAACTGGATGGTGTGGCTAGAAGAATGACA GGGGAGAGtgagttctgtctcctgctagctcTGCCATGTGGACGGGACCAGGACGATGTCCTGAATCAGACCCAGGCCCTAAGGACCGCTTTCATAAACTACTTGCAGGCTAAGCTGGCTGCAGGCATCATCAATGTCCCCAACCCAGGCTCCAATCAG CCTGCCTATGTGTTGCAGATATTCCCACCATGTGAGTTTTCAGAGAGCCACTTATCCCGGCTAGCCCCTGACCTCCTCAACCGGATCTCCAATATCTCCCCTCACCTCATGATTGTCATCACCTCTGTGTAA